From the Macaca nemestrina isolate mMacNem1 chromosome 7, mMacNem.hap1, whole genome shotgun sequence genome, the window AGATTCACTGTAAATGCTAACTGACTCAGAGCATGGAAGATGCCGACGATCCAGGAAAGTATCACAAGCCCAACACACATTCTCCGGCTCATGATAGATAGGTAACGTAGAGGCTTACAGATAGCCACATACCTATCAAAGGCCATGGAGATCAGCAGTACAATCTCAGCACCTCCTAAGAGATGTAGGAAGAATATCTGGGTCATGCAGCCTTCAAAAGAGATGCCTTTGTGTTCACTGAGGAAGTCTGCAATCATTTTGGGGGTGGCAAATGAGGCCAGGGACATGTCAATGAAGGAGAGATTGCCCAGCAGAAAGTACATGGGGGAATGAAGGTGTGGCTCTGATGCAATGGTGACCGCAATAAGAAGGTTCCCCAGCACAGTGGCTGCATAGACTATGGAGAAAAACAGGAAGTAGAAAATCTGGAGTTCTAAAGAACTGGACAGACCCCGTAGTATGAATTCGGTTACCACAGACTGATTACTCCAGGCCATTTGCTCTGATTTCTGGAAGGACTCTAGCATTTCCAGTTGGGAGGAGAACTAGGAAAAAATACAGCAATCAAACTCAAAGTGGGATTTTTGTGTAGACTAATTTAGTGGCAGCCCACCATCGGATAGTTCCCTATTGTCTCTTTTCTGGACTCACAGTGACCACATATTTTTCCCAGTAGCTTTTCCAGATATTTCAAGTGATTcagttaaatattattttttatgacttaGCAATTTGTTTTAcaagtaaaatacaaatattcataaaagaaataaaaattaacgGTTTCAAATATTTACTCCTCAGttgtgaaatactttttaaatttcacagcTTGCTGACAGCAGATTTTTGTAAGAAAAGGGAGTGAAGACCTTTTTCAAACCTCATGAAGGGTGAAAGACTGACGAGGAATATTTGAGGATCAAAGCTTACTATTAGTGGGAACACAATAGTGGGAAGGGTGTGGGCACTGGTCTCTTGCAGTGGCTAGGAAACAGGAATCAAACATGAGGGGAGGAAAATGGCTACAGAGAAACATCATCTGTTTCAATTTTCTAATGGAGATTGTCTAGAATAAAAGTGAAatgtccgggtgcagtggctcacacctgtaatcccagggctttgggaggcggaggcgcgcagatcacgaggtcagttgTTCCAGAcaagtctgaccaacatggtgaaaccctgtctctactaaaaatacaaaaattagccgggcatggtggcaggcgcctgtaatcccagatactcaggaggctgaggcaggagaatcgcttgaacctgggaggcaggggttgcagtgagcca encodes:
- the LOC105499211 gene encoding olfactory receptor 4K3; its protein translation is MLESFQKSEQMAWSNQSVVTEFILRGLSSSLELQIFYFLFFSIVYAATVLGNLLIAVTIASEPHLHSPMYFLLGNLSFIDMSLASFATPKMIADFLSEHKGISFEGCMTQIFFLHLLGGAEIVLLISMAFDRYVAICKPLRYLSIMSRRMCVGLVILSWIVGIFHALSQLAFTVNLPFCGPNEVDSFFCDLPLVIKLACVDTYILGVFMISTSGMIALVCFILLVISYTIILVTVRQYSSGGSSKALSTCSAHFTVVTLFFGPCIFTYVWPFTNFPIDKVLSVFYTIFTPLLNPVIYTLRNKDVKYSMRKLSSHIFKSRKTDHTP